A stretch of Acidovorax sp. RAC01 DNA encodes these proteins:
- a CDS encoding YagK/YfjJ domain-containing protein, protein MINFLGLYVMNINAVLIGDRFNANSQMRMADGSAKDSLNASVKFPLQEGLELDFTSTPNSSLSPSIVINSIDHYRSNGRELPSIVETEIRWIAELHEAAVMCKRNKRRLMVGKRLSPLGEKTALTFAGLLAGLTWQGAYDRLAKVRQPYMQWVTRALERLRPHVDPNVLIDEQQATPIARRLVVEMVGLLENKLILARLDTVRREHQRKRSVLVKRLVAFKRAFPKLMVLRLDLGYGKEHASASTDRIIGDWEALKAFITANFPSYLRYVVKLEYGLQKGAHMHVLMLFNGAMVRQDVTIAKLIGEHWSNVVTGGMGVYFNCNAAPYKSRFSYCGVGVFNKLDEATVAGFQAVADYITKPDPFVTLMMPSEKRFYRAHLALPERRRRPCSKNAALAA, encoded by the coding sequence TTGATTAACTTTCTGGGATTGTATGTTATGAATATTAATGCTGTATTGATCGGTGACCGTTTTAATGCTAATAGTCAGATGAGAATGGCTGATGGTTCTGCTAAAGACTCACTAAATGCAAGTGTCAAATTTCCTCTGCAGGAGGGTTTGGAGCTTGATTTCACAAGTACGCCGAATTCCTCATTGTCGCCAAGTATCGTGATCAACTCAATAGATCACTATCGCAGCAATGGGCGGGAATTACCTTCAATAGTGGAGACCGAAATTAGGTGGATCGCAGAGTTACACGAAGCCGCAGTAATGTGCAAGAGAAACAAGCGCAGGCTGATGGTGGGCAAGAGGTTGAGCCCTCTTGGAGAAAAGACCGCCTTAACCTTCGCTGGGCTACTAGCAGGTCTGACATGGCAAGGTGCTTATGATCGCCTTGCAAAGGTTCGTCAGCCCTATATGCAGTGGGTGACAAGGGCACTCGAACGCCTGCGTCCCCACGTTGACCCTAATGTGCTGATCGACGAACAACAGGCCACTCCTATTGCCCGACGCTTGGTCGTTGAAATGGTTGGCCTACTGGAGAACAAACTGATCTTGGCTCGTCTCGATACCGTGCGGCGAGAGCATCAGCGCAAGCGATCTGTACTGGTCAAGCGGCTGGTTGCCTTCAAGCGAGCCTTCCCGAAACTGATGGTCCTACGCTTGGACCTTGGCTACGGCAAGGAGCATGCATCTGCCTCCACAGATCGCATCATTGGTGATTGGGAGGCCCTCAAGGCCTTCATCACCGCGAACTTTCCCAGCTACCTGCGCTATGTCGTCAAGCTTGAATATGGGCTGCAGAAGGGCGCCCACATGCATGTTCTGATGCTGTTCAATGGCGCAATGGTGCGTCAGGATGTGACCATTGCCAAGCTGATCGGAGAGCATTGGTCCAACGTGGTTACTGGCGGCATGGGTGTGTACTTCAACTGCAACGCAGCGCCCTACAAAAGCCGCTTTAGTTACTGCGGCGTGGGGGTGTTCAACAAGTTAGATGAGGCAACGGTGGCTGGATTTCAGGCGGTGGCCGACTACATCACCAAGCCCGATCCGTTCGTGACCTTGATGATGCCCAGTGAAAAGCGGTTTTACCGCGCACATCTGGCATTGCCAGAGAGAAGGCGCCGTCCGTGTTCCAAAAACGCAGCTCTGGCAGCGTAG
- a CDS encoding DUF3987 domain-containing protein codes for MRNLRDVWPSAGLISAEGAIIANSRVMQHLGSLTELWQAPELMRVDRITTGGLCLQSPHLTFSIMTQRAVYDEFIRRNDGMAVKMGLTSRMLLCEPISRQGEREVTVATAESTQALEAFHARTAELLEESVAAIKERRPRKVVTYTPEAAQVWYDRARAIESDLQPGRFFHDIPGFASKIAENVSRVAALLQYFCNGTTEIDVDTLQAARDICQFFVDEMKEISTPYDPMENAAMYGQLLEEYLIRYQRTTRRTEVDINNLKQYGPNRIRNKEKMWMAINNLCWLNRVHTEQRGRRTVIVLHWGYI; via the coding sequence TTGAGGAATTTGCGCGATGTCTGGCCCTCCGCGGGGCTTATCAGTGCGGAGGGCGCGATCATTGCGAACAGTCGGGTAATGCAGCACTTGGGCTCGCTCACGGAGCTGTGGCAAGCGCCGGAGCTTATGCGAGTCGACCGTATCACGACGGGAGGCCTTTGCCTCCAGAGTCCTCATTTGACGTTCTCCATCATGACGCAGCGCGCTGTCTACGACGAGTTCATCCGTCGCAACGACGGTATGGCTGTGAAGATGGGGCTCACCTCTCGCATGCTGTTGTGCGAGCCGATTTCTCGCCAAGGTGAGAGGGAGGTCACCGTGGCAACTGCCGAGTCCACCCAAGCGCTTGAGGCCTTCCACGCCCGGACTGCTGAATTACTGGAGGAAAGCGTTGCCGCGATTAAAGAGCGCAGGCCTCGAAAGGTGGTCACTTATACCCCTGAAGCCGCACAGGTTTGGTACGACAGGGCTAGGGCTATTGAGTCGGATTTGCAGCCCGGGCGGTTCTTTCACGATATCCCTGGTTTTGCCTCGAAGATCGCGGAAAACGTTTCAAGAGTAGCGGCCCTTCTGCAATATTTCTGCAATGGAACCACTGAAATTGACGTTGATACCCTTCAGGCCGCTCGGGATATTTGCCAGTTTTTTGTGGATGAAATGAAAGAAATATCCACGCCATACGATCCTATGGAGAACGCTGCTATGTACGGGCAACTGCTTGAGGAATACTTGATTCGGTATCAGCGGACCACGCGCCGCACGGAGGTGGATATTAATAACCTTAAACAGTATGGACCGAACAGGATACGCAACAAGGAAAAGATGTGGATGGCTATCAATAATCTTTGTTGGTTGAACCGTGTCCACACCGAGCAGCGTGGACGCAGAACGGTTATCGTGCTTCATTGGGGCTACATCTAG
- a CDS encoding IS5 family transposase produces the protein MFACPATDDFFRSRIDHMIDLRHPLAVLASRMPWQEIEARVAQVFSRKGRAGVAMPDLDLFGEQVQRVAVASNAGRPRVPLRIMIALLYLKHAFNESDEGVVARWADTPRWQFFSGCAYYEDRPPCDASTLVKFRQLLGEEGVEELLAQTINTAVDLKLIKPQELSRVIVDSTVQHKSIAHPTDSRLLETARVKLVEAAKGVGIDLKQTFAKEGKEQARKAGRYAHARQFKRMRRAIQRQRTIVGRLQREVDRKASAIGAAVRQALSETLNKARRIAAQSGQRKAVDGQPKLYAWHASEVDCISKGKARTPYEFGVKVGIASTLKGNLIVGARAFHGNPYDGHTLNEQLEQASILMQDSGAKPATAFVDLGYRGVDADNPDVHIVHRGKAKRISEQDRKLLKRRQAIEPIIGHLKADHRMDRCHLKGETGDRLHAVLCAAGYNIRWLLRMIAKKGVTFLRQLYLRLCVMAGVSPNWEDALGTLFTRALNGSVPRTVGALI, from the coding sequence ATGTTTGCCTGCCCCGCCACCGACGATTTCTTCCGCTCGCGCATCGACCACATGATCGATCTGCGCCATCCGCTGGCCGTGTTGGCCTCGCGCATGCCCTGGCAGGAGATCGAAGCTCGGGTGGCCCAGGTGTTCTCCCGCAAAGGCCGCGCCGGTGTGGCCATGCCCGACCTGGATCTCTTTGGCGAACAGGTCCAGCGTGTCGCCGTTGCCAGCAACGCCGGACGCCCGCGCGTGCCGCTGCGCATCATGATCGCGCTGCTGTACCTCAAGCACGCCTTCAACGAATCCGACGAGGGCGTGGTGGCCCGCTGGGCCGACACGCCGCGCTGGCAGTTCTTCTCGGGCTGTGCCTACTACGAAGACCGCCCGCCCTGCGACGCAAGCACCCTGGTCAAGTTCCGCCAGTTGCTGGGCGAAGAAGGCGTGGAAGAGTTGCTGGCGCAGACCATCAACACGGCTGTCGATCTCAAGCTGATCAAACCGCAGGAGCTCAGCCGCGTGATCGTGGACAGCACGGTGCAGCACAAATCAATAGCCCACCCCACCGACAGCCGCCTGCTGGAGACGGCACGCGTGAAGCTGGTGGAGGCGGCCAAGGGTGTGGGCATCGATCTGAAGCAGACGTTTGCCAAGGAAGGCAAGGAGCAGGCGCGCAAGGCTGGACGCTACGCCCATGCCCGCCAGTTCAAGCGCATGCGCCGCGCCATCCAACGCCAGCGCACCATCGTCGGCCGACTGCAACGCGAGGTCGATCGCAAGGCCAGCGCCATCGGGGCGGCCGTGCGGCAGGCGCTCAGTGAGACCTTGAACAAGGCCCGGCGCATTGCGGCCCAGAGTGGCCAGCGCAAAGCGGTGGACGGACAGCCCAAGCTCTACGCCTGGCATGCGAGCGAGGTGGACTGCATCAGCAAGGGCAAGGCCCGAACGCCCTACGAGTTCGGCGTGAAGGTGGGCATTGCCAGCACGCTCAAGGGCAACCTGATCGTGGGGGCTCGGGCATTCCATGGCAACCCGTATGACGGGCATACCCTGAACGAGCAACTGGAGCAGGCGAGCATCCTGATGCAGGACAGCGGGGCAAAACCAGCGACGGCCTTCGTCGATCTGGGCTACCGGGGAGTGGATGCAGATAACCCGGATGTGCACATCGTGCACCGGGGCAAGGCCAAGCGGATCAGCGAGCAGGACAGAAAGCTGCTCAAACGGCGTCAGGCCATTGAGCCGATCATCGGCCACCTCAAGGCCGATCACCGTATGGACCGCTGTCACCTCAAGGGCGAAACCGGCGACCGACTGCACGCGGTGCTGTGTGCAGCGGGCTACAACATCCGCTGGCTGCTGCGCATGATTGCAAAGAAGGGGGTGACCTTCTTGCGCCAGCTCTATTTGCGGCTGTGCGTGATGGCGGGCGTGTCGCCGAACTGGGAGGACGCGCTGGGTACTTTGTTCACTCGCGCACTCAACGGCTCAGTCCCGCGCACTGTCGGCGCTCTCATTTGA
- a CDS encoding DUF3987 domain-containing protein, whose translation MYERKYHPKVHLEMAPKLLRHAVHAADLQTQAPIEIALVSALTAMALCCQGVIDVRSPPGFLSPVNLFFWVIAMSGERKSATDKLFFQPIVDREILAEALRAALKDRHEAAFTVWLIRLKQLKADLAQVVKAGKDCTGLEEAIAEHRGTKPVMEIHPRWLYHNTTIEALLSRP comes from the coding sequence ATGTACGAGCGAAAGTACCACCCGAAAGTCCATCTTGAAATGGCCCCGAAGCTCCTACGGCATGCAGTTCACGCCGCTGACCTTCAAACTCAAGCGCCGATAGAGATCGCCTTGGTCTCTGCGCTGACTGCTATGGCGCTGTGCTGTCAAGGAGTGATCGACGTCAGGTCTCCCCCTGGTTTCCTGTCGCCTGTGAATCTGTTCTTTTGGGTAATCGCCATGTCGGGGGAGCGCAAGAGCGCCACTGACAAGCTATTTTTCCAACCCATCGTCGATCGGGAAATACTCGCTGAAGCACTCCGCGCGGCGCTGAAGGACCGTCATGAAGCTGCCTTCACAGTGTGGCTGATTCGACTGAAACAGTTAAAGGCGGACTTGGCGCAAGTTGTGAAGGCGGGCAAAGACTGCACAGGCTTGGAAGAGGCGATTGCTGAGCATCGCGGCACCAAGCCAGTGATGGAGATCCATCCCCGATGGCTTTATCACAATACAACCATCGAGGCTCTATTGAGTCGCCCCTGA
- a CDS encoding helix-turn-helix transcriptional regulator, translating to MVCVSSSLGSRNSVPLSVGSALAVRVPASALPVGKDVEALPDAASAASCENCPHAEHDGQRSRLTSLLRVSEVAKILGISRSTIYAQLQQRGDQPHSDFPRPIRLNAGPRSSVRWRADDVQAWIDSRQRAP from the coding sequence ATGGTTTGTGTTAGTTCATCTTTGGGCTCTCGTAATAGTGTCCCACTCAGCGTTGGCTCTGCGCTCGCTGTGAGAGTTCCCGCCTCGGCTTTGCCTGTTGGCAAAGACGTTGAAGCGTTGCCAGATGCGGCGTCTGCGGCTAGTTGTGAAAACTGCCCTCATGCTGAGCACGACGGTCAGCGCTCCAGACTCACCTCGCTATTGCGCGTTAGTGAAGTTGCCAAAATTCTTGGCATTTCGCGTTCCACTATCTATGCGCAACTCCAGCAGCGTGGCGATCAACCGCACTCTGACTTCCCCCGCCCCATACGCCTGAACGCAGGCCCACGCTCCTCTGTGCGTTGGCGTGCCGATGACGTACAGGCCTGGATCGACTCTCGTCAACGCGCTCCGTAG
- the tilS gene encoding tRNA lysidine(34) synthetase TilS: MAQRFEAAIECFAPTLPLAIGLSGGADSTALAVACARRWPGQIQAIHVHHGLQPAADGFARHCEALCSTLGVALTVCRVNATAAPGQSPEDAARKARYEAFDTVALAANGSFAIKSIALAQHADDQAETLLLALSRGAGVAGLAAMPARWERGGVAWHRPLLQVPGADVRRWLLEQGIAWVEDPTNSDTRFTRNRIRAQLLPAVEAVFPAFRDTFARTAANAWQAAGLLGEIAQEDLARVGVPPALAQLQQLSRARQANALRHWLRHHHQTTPSAAQLAEMLDQIAACTTRGHGIRLKMGRGFVVRSGLHLDWYDAGAMSA; encoded by the coding sequence ATGGCACAACGGTTTGAGGCCGCTATCGAGTGCTTTGCGCCGACCCTGCCGCTGGCGATAGGGCTGAGCGGCGGGGCGGACTCGACAGCACTGGCCGTGGCCTGCGCGCGCCGATGGCCCGGACAGATACAGGCCATTCATGTGCACCATGGCCTGCAGCCAGCGGCCGACGGGTTTGCGCGGCACTGCGAAGCCCTGTGCAGCACGCTGGGCGTGGCGCTGACGGTGTGCAGGGTGAATGCCACCGCCGCACCGGGCCAGAGCCCCGAAGATGCGGCCCGCAAGGCAAGATATGAGGCTTTTGACACGGTAGCGCTTGCTGCAAATGGTAGTTTTGCTATTAAATCAATAGCACTTGCGCAGCATGCCGATGACCAGGCTGAAACCCTGCTGCTGGCGCTGTCGCGCGGTGCTGGCGTGGCCGGGTTGGCTGCCATGCCCGCCCGGTGGGAGCGCGGCGGTGTGGCGTGGCACCGGCCCCTGCTGCAGGTGCCCGGCGCCGATGTGCGCCGCTGGTTGCTGGAGCAGGGCATTGCCTGGGTCGAAGACCCCACCAACAGCGACACTCGCTTTACGCGCAACCGCATCCGGGCCCAGCTTCTGCCGGCCGTCGAGGCCGTGTTCCCGGCGTTTCGCGATACGTTTGCGCGCACCGCGGCCAACGCGTGGCAAGCAGCAGGTCTGCTGGGCGAGATCGCGCAGGAAGACCTTGCCCGGGTCGGTGTGCCGCCGGCCCTCGCGCAGCTGCAGCAACTGAGCCGTGCCCGCCAGGCCAACGCGCTGCGCCACTGGCTGCGCCACCACCACCAGACCACGCCCTCGGCAGCCCAGCTGGCCGAGATGCTGGATCAGATCGCGGCCTGCACCACGCGCGGTCACGGCATTCGTCTGAAGATGGGGCGCGGCTTTGTGGTGCGGTCGGGCTTGCACCTCGATTGGTACGACGCGGGGGCTATGAGCGCCTGA
- a CDS encoding acetyl-CoA carboxylase carboxyltransferase subunit alpha encodes MAKKTFLDFEQPIAELESKIEELRYVQTESAVDISEEIDQLSKKSQQLTKDIYSELSPWQITKIARHPERPYTLDYVRDIFTDFVELHGDRHYADDLSIVGGLARFNGHACMVLGHQKGRDTKERAMRNFGMSKPEGYRKALRLMKTAEKFKLPVFTFVDTPGAYPGIDAEERGQSEAIGRNIFEMAQLEVPIITTIIGEGGSGGALAISVADQVVMLQYAIYSVISPEGCASILWKTSDKAQEAADALGITAHRLKALGLVDKIVSEPVGGAHRDHKQMAAFLKRALGDAFRQVADLKTKDLLDRRYERLQSYGRFSDTKADSR; translated from the coding sequence TTGGCGAAAAAGACATTTCTGGATTTCGAGCAGCCGATTGCCGAACTGGAATCCAAGATTGAAGAACTGCGCTACGTGCAGACCGAAAGTGCTGTCGACATCTCGGAAGAGATTGACCAGCTCAGCAAGAAGAGCCAGCAGCTCACCAAGGACATCTACAGCGAGCTGAGCCCCTGGCAGATCACCAAGATTGCCCGCCACCCCGAGCGCCCCTACACGCTCGACTATGTGCGCGACATCTTCACCGACTTTGTCGAGCTGCACGGCGACCGGCACTACGCGGACGACCTGTCCATCGTGGGTGGCCTGGCCCGTTTCAACGGCCACGCCTGCATGGTGCTGGGCCACCAGAAGGGCCGCGACACCAAGGAGCGCGCCATGCGCAACTTCGGCATGAGCAAGCCCGAGGGCTACCGCAAGGCCTTGCGCCTGATGAAGACGGCCGAGAAGTTCAAGCTGCCCGTGTTCACGTTTGTGGACACGCCCGGCGCCTACCCCGGCATTGATGCCGAAGAACGTGGCCAGTCCGAGGCCATTGGCCGCAACATCTTCGAGATGGCGCAACTCGAAGTGCCCATCATCACCACCATCATTGGCGAAGGCGGCTCGGGTGGCGCGCTGGCCATCAGCGTCGCAGACCAGGTGGTGATGCTGCAGTACGCCATCTACTCCGTCATCAGCCCTGAAGGCTGTGCCTCCATCTTGTGGAAGACCAGCGACAAGGCCCAGGAAGCGGCCGACGCGCTGGGCATCACCGCCCACCGCCTGAAGGCCCTGGGCCTGGTGGACAAGATCGTGAGCGAGCCTGTGGGCGGCGCCCACCGCGACCACAAGCAGATGGCGGCGTTCCTCAAGCGCGCCCTGGGCGATGCGTTCCGCCAGGTCGCTGATCTGAAAACCAAGGATCTGCTGGACCGCCGCTACGAGCGCCTGCAGAGCTACGGCCGCTTCAGCGATACCAAGGCGGACAGCCGTTGA
- a CDS encoding DNA-3-methyladenine glycosylase family protein: MAATKKIAADAAAAVLATPEYWAEACKHLVKKDRVMKRLIPQFGDAALQTRGDAFTTLARSIVGQQISVKAAQTVWERFAALPRSMKPASVLKLKIDDMRAAGLSARKVDYLVDLAMHFEGGKLHVKDWAAMDDEAIIAELVAIRGIGRWTAEMFLIFYLMRPNVLPLDDVGLINGISQNYFSGDPVSRSEAREVAEAWKPWCSVATWYIWRSLDPLPVAY, translated from the coding sequence GTGGCTGCTACTAAAAAAATAGCGGCAGATGCCGCCGCGGCCGTGCTGGCCACGCCCGAGTACTGGGCCGAGGCCTGCAAGCATCTGGTGAAAAAAGACCGGGTGATGAAACGGCTCATCCCCCAGTTTGGCGACGCCGCGCTGCAGACGCGGGGCGATGCCTTCACCACCCTGGCGCGCAGCATTGTGGGCCAGCAGATTTCGGTGAAGGCGGCGCAGACGGTATGGGAGCGCTTTGCGGCGCTGCCGCGCAGCATGAAGCCTGCCAGTGTGCTCAAGCTCAAGATCGACGACATGCGCGCCGCAGGCCTGTCGGCGCGCAAGGTGGACTACCTGGTAGACCTGGCCATGCATTTCGAGGGCGGCAAGCTGCATGTGAAGGACTGGGCCGCGATGGACGACGAGGCCATCATTGCCGAGCTGGTGGCCATCCGCGGCATTGGCCGCTGGACGGCCGAGATGTTCCTCATCTTCTACCTGATGCGGCCCAACGTGCTGCCTCTGGACGATGTGGGCCTGATCAACGGCATCAGCCAGAATTACTTCTCGGGCGATCCGGTCAGCCGCAGCGAGGCCCGTGAAGTCGCCGAGGCCTGGAAGCCCTGGTGCAGCGTGGCGACTTGGTATATTTGGCGCTCGCTGGACCCCCTGCCCGTGGCCTACTGA